The following proteins come from a genomic window of Candidatus Delongbacteria bacterium:
- a CDS encoding PD-(D/E)XK motif protein, whose amino-acid sequence MNNPWDEIATPKHDVNARRIDHEHQLDLFWAKDQINRYLFIFQFKSFLKEKSLEKIKINGFEIHILENRHESNRLIIILKDKNDWEIFLNICNDLITTTKKSKDINEALHIVNRRLSRWQLFLKNEKDKLLTEEKIKGLIGELIFLEKYLEPLFGVSNAINFWQGPKGFPQDYVIDDTAVEVKCQLGTTIPKVKITSIDQLSSQLKETYLYVVTLGKTTIDNPNSVNLFDAVNRIESKLCSEKPIQLEVFYDLLLEVGYQKNILYKNFNYILSNDIMYKVFNDFPRLTRDNLTQGILEVSYFIDLNCCKKFEKKPNWMEV is encoded by the coding sequence ATGAATAATCCTTGGGATGAAATAGCAACGCCTAAGCATGATGTTAATGCGAGAAGAATCGATCATGAACATCAACTTGATTTATTCTGGGCAAAAGATCAGATCAATAGGTACTTATTTATATTTCAATTCAAATCATTTTTGAAAGAAAAGAGTTTAGAAAAAATTAAAATAAACGGTTTTGAAATTCATATTTTAGAGAATAGACATGAAAGTAACAGATTAATTATTATATTAAAAGATAAGAATGACTGGGAAATCTTCTTAAATATATGTAATGATCTTATAACTACTACAAAGAAATCAAAAGACATTAATGAAGCTTTACATATAGTCAACAGGAGACTTTCAAGGTGGCAGTTGTTTTTAAAAAATGAAAAAGATAAATTATTAACTGAAGAAAAAATTAAAGGGCTGATTGGAGAGTTAATTTTTTTAGAAAAATACTTAGAACCTTTATTTGGTGTTAGTAATGCAATTAACTTTTGGCAGGGTCCGAAAGGATTCCCTCAAGATTATGTAATAGATGACACTGCTGTTGAAGTTAAATGCCAATTAGGAACAACTATACCAAAAGTTAAAATAACATCCATTGATCAGTTAAGTTCTCAATTAAAAGAGACGTATTTATATGTCGTAACTTTAGGTAAAACAACTATTGATAATCCAAACTCAGTAAATTTATTTGATGCAGTAAATAGGATTGAGAGCAAATTATGCTCTGAAAAACCCATTCAACTTGAGGTGTTTTATGACCTACTTTTAGAAGTAGGATACCAAAAAAATATTTTATACAAAAATTTTAACTATATCCTTTCTAATGATATTATGTATAAAGTTTTTAACGACTTTCCAAGACTGACAAGAGATAATCTTACCCAAGGAATTCTTGAAGTCTCATATTTTATTGATTTAAATTGTTGTAAGAAATTTGAGAAAAAACCGAATTGGATGGAGGTATGA